In one window of Paraflavitalea soli DNA:
- a CDS encoding glycoside hydrolase family 125 protein, translating into MKRSTFLQQAGLAGAGLLLGPLKGLSLSPATGADQFPVVRVPADKRHFTSAAIEKAITEFKAKVKNPELAWLFENCFPNTLDTTVYHTTKEGRPDTYVITGDIDAMWLRDSCAQVSPYLPFVKQDRALQALIAGVINHQTACVLKDPYANAFYNDPNKRGEWTKDHTDMKPGVHERKWEIDSLCYTIRLAYHYWKLTGDTAPFDQQWQNAIKAIYTTFRDQQRKTGNGPYKFQRTTSNATDTQPMSGYGYPVKPVGLICSAFRPSDDATVFSFLIPSNFFAVVSLRQAAEMMTAIANDTKTAGELTALAAEVEKALQQHAVVEHKTYGKVYAYEVNGYGSYLLMDDANVPSLLALPYLGAVKDTDPIYRNTRKLVLSGENPFFYKGKAGEGIGGPHVGQDMIWPMAITMRGLTSHDDAEIKACIQLLQKTHGDTGFMHEAFHKDDPTNFTRKWFAWANTLFGEFLWKTYKEKPSLLV; encoded by the coding sequence ATGAAAAGAAGCACATTTCTTCAACAGGCGGGCCTCGCCGGGGCCGGCTTATTACTGGGTCCTTTAAAAGGTTTGAGTCTTTCCCCGGCCACGGGCGCCGACCAATTCCCGGTAGTACGGGTGCCTGCCGACAAGCGGCATTTCACCAGCGCCGCAATAGAAAAAGCCATCACGGAGTTCAAGGCCAAGGTGAAGAATCCCGAACTGGCCTGGCTGTTTGAGAACTGTTTTCCCAATACCCTCGATACGACTGTCTATCATACTACCAAAGAGGGGCGCCCCGATACCTATGTGATCACCGGCGATATCGATGCCATGTGGCTGCGGGACAGCTGCGCACAGGTCTCACCTTATCTGCCATTCGTGAAGCAGGACCGGGCTTTGCAAGCGCTGATAGCCGGTGTCATCAATCACCAAACGGCTTGTGTATTGAAAGATCCCTATGCCAATGCTTTTTACAATGATCCCAATAAAAGAGGTGAGTGGACCAAGGACCATACGGATATGAAACCCGGCGTGCATGAACGCAAGTGGGAGATCGACTCCCTCTGTTATACCATCCGCCTGGCTTACCATTATTGGAAGCTAACGGGTGATACCGCGCCGTTCGACCAGCAGTGGCAAAATGCTATCAAAGCCATCTATACCACTTTCCGCGATCAGCAGCGCAAGACGGGCAATGGTCCTTATAAATTCCAGCGTACCACTTCGAATGCTACGGATACCCAACCCATGAGTGGCTATGGTTATCCCGTGAAGCCGGTGGGGCTTATCTGCTCGGCCTTCCGACCCAGTGATGATGCTACGGTATTTTCTTTCCTCATCCCTTCCAATTTCTTTGCGGTGGTGAGTCTGCGGCAGGCGGCCGAGATGATGACGGCGATTGCAAACGATACCAAAACAGCGGGGGAGTTAACCGCCCTGGCTGCTGAAGTAGAAAAAGCCTTGCAGCAACATGCGGTAGTAGAGCACAAGACCTATGGCAAGGTATATGCCTATGAGGTGAATGGCTATGGCAGTTACCTGCTGATGGATGATGCCAATGTGCCCAGTCTGCTGGCCCTTCCTTACCTGGGCGCGGTGAAGGATACCGATCCTATTTACCGCAATACGCGTAAGCTGGTATTGAGTGGGGAAAATCCTTTCTTCTATAAAGGCAAGGCGGGAGAGGGTATTGGCGGACCGCACGTAGGACAGGATATGATCTGGCCCATGGCGATCACGATGCGGGGACTTACCAGTCATGATGATGCGGAGATCAAAGCCTGTATCCAGCTCCTGCAAAAGACCCATGGCGATACGGGTTTCATGCACGAAGCATTTCACAAAGACGATCCGACAAACTTCACCCGTAAATGGTTTGCCTGGGCGAATACCTTGTTTGGAGAGTTTCTGTGGAAGACTTATAAAGAGAAACCATCACTATTAGTATAG
- a CDS encoding RNA polymerase sigma factor: protein MSRKNNHWGEAQALSNKYFQELQTYMYTITKNSMLSKEIVSAVFYKIYADEKLCRHIAEPAWGYLAGMAMNEWYMMLRKEKSNDRKEAGYEMLYAEQWQESPEEAAIYRELMEQLNERVRQLPPRMREVFELLRESYTTREVAEKMGITEQTVRNTKTNAINILRDELTRLGLLQLLWLLW, encoded by the coding sequence ATGAGCAGGAAAAACAACCATTGGGGAGAGGCTCAGGCACTTTCCAACAAATATTTTCAGGAACTGCAGACCTACATGTATACCATAACGAAGAATAGCATGCTCTCCAAAGAGATCGTGTCGGCTGTCTTTTACAAAATATATGCTGACGAAAAACTATGCCGGCATATAGCAGAGCCGGCATGGGGATATCTCGCTGGGATGGCAATGAACGAATGGTACATGATGCTGCGGAAAGAAAAGAGCAACGACCGCAAAGAAGCCGGATATGAGATGTTATACGCAGAACAATGGCAGGAAAGCCCCGAAGAAGCCGCGATATACCGGGAACTAATGGAACAACTCAATGAACGCGTCCGGCAACTGCCACCACGGATGCGCGAGGTTTTTGAACTGCTGCGCGAAAGCTACACCACGAGGGAAGTAGCGGAAAAAATGGGTATCACCGAGCAAACAGTACGCAATACGAAGACCAATGCCATCAATATTCTGCGGGACGAACTGACCAGGCTGGGGCTGCTGCAACTGCTCTGGCTACTTTGGTAA
- a CDS encoding ATP-binding protein, translating to MAPAPPQNKSTIAVAGEHIQNIQVKFSPQFMSLLSEHLYSSPNKAFEELVTNSWDAEASRVYVSLPDSPSHTNASIAILDNGNSMDIDGFQQLWTVAESDKRTSHTKSGRKKIGKFGVGKLSTYVLCNELTYICKAADGVIRIVTMDYRQIDEATDKHLDKLPLSVRHIPNESALESILESYAGGKAAFQLIKDGIPKINVRNDSVNEFGGADPILQQNSDTWTLAILTSLKPKGQAIKKGWVRYMLSTALPLGASLAIQVNEEPVESSKYETPISQSWQIGSKLPFDTISGTNGNALSITRNEKPYPHIQVPGLGEVTGTITLFKENLSGRKSDHMGVSHGFFVNVLGRVVNYEDNQFKLPNLNHGVFARLRVAIRVDELDEHISVNRETLAEGNKVKLVRNLLHEIFNMARREESNQQDATFKALAQTRKDNLEGLPLTPLANVISKSFTEASIPPSIIDLEVRPDTGNLINEWLKNTKYGTIDTLGNIEFQEKDPKDLLSKYDVKERKIIINKNHPFAVANSTTKEQNQLLQDILTAQLIADSYLLSSGLPMEACNDYFMHRDRSQRLIAQIRRNSAPSIIHALDEWKDQAKPFEEIVGDALEYLGLQVTRMGQKGQPEGVATAYLSPIADQQNFTYKLTYDTKATKHNAVQTGNVHAAGLSRHKRDHNANYTLVVAPAFQEGALEKEMENNQITPMTARTLAKLLSICIGFGPINLNQLQELFKLYDPGKVDKWVNDLGAEMEQRSQVNLPLLAKTLTQLMTPETPDVFTCSTIAQKYRDLSGQKGHPSALQIKHVFQGLNMLIPSIVSTDPNSDRIFIFNTPERMIDEIRRHTNIIPESLKLGAIKE from the coding sequence ATGGCTCCCGCTCCTCCACAGAATAAAAGTACAATAGCAGTTGCTGGAGAACATATACAAAATATCCAAGTTAAATTCAGTCCGCAATTCATGTCTTTGCTGAGCGAACACCTATATTCTTCTCCCAATAAGGCGTTTGAAGAGTTGGTAACTAATTCTTGGGATGCGGAGGCCTCCAGAGTCTATGTAAGCCTGCCCGATAGTCCTTCACATACCAACGCATCCATTGCTATACTGGACAATGGTAATTCGATGGATATCGACGGTTTCCAACAATTGTGGACTGTAGCAGAATCGGATAAGCGAACTAGCCATACAAAATCTGGACGAAAAAAAATCGGTAAGTTCGGCGTGGGCAAGCTCTCAACCTATGTGCTTTGTAATGAACTCACCTATATCTGTAAAGCGGCCGATGGCGTCATCCGCATCGTTACTATGGACTATCGCCAGATTGACGAGGCTACCGATAAACACCTTGATAAACTCCCGCTCTCTGTGAGGCATATTCCAAACGAAAGTGCTTTGGAATCTATTTTGGAAAGCTACGCCGGTGGAAAAGCAGCTTTCCAACTCATCAAGGATGGGATTCCGAAAATAAACGTCAGAAATGACAGCGTCAATGAATTTGGCGGAGCAGATCCTATTTTGCAACAAAACAGCGACACTTGGACCTTGGCAATACTTACCAGCTTAAAACCAAAAGGCCAAGCAATAAAAAAAGGCTGGGTCAGATACATGCTAAGCACCGCACTTCCCCTAGGCGCCTCGCTGGCAATACAGGTTAATGAAGAGCCAGTAGAATCATCCAAGTACGAAACACCAATTTCCCAATCCTGGCAAATTGGTTCGAAGCTACCTTTCGATACGATCTCCGGCACCAATGGCAATGCCTTATCAATTACCCGAAATGAAAAACCTTATCCTCATATACAAGTACCAGGTTTGGGAGAAGTAACCGGGACGATAACACTTTTTAAAGAAAACCTATCTGGCCGAAAGAGCGACCATATGGGCGTATCACACGGCTTTTTTGTGAATGTGCTGGGCCGGGTGGTAAACTATGAGGATAACCAATTCAAACTCCCCAATCTTAATCATGGAGTATTTGCCAGACTTCGAGTAGCTATTCGGGTTGATGAACTCGACGAGCACATTTCTGTCAATCGTGAAACCTTAGCTGAAGGCAATAAGGTAAAGCTTGTTAGAAATCTGCTTCATGAAATATTTAACATGGCCAGACGTGAAGAAAGCAACCAGCAAGATGCCACATTTAAAGCCTTGGCCCAAACACGCAAAGACAATCTTGAGGGTCTCCCACTTACACCACTAGCAAATGTTATATCCAAATCATTCACAGAGGCTAGCATCCCCCCCTCTATAATAGACCTTGAAGTAAGGCCGGATACAGGTAATTTAATAAATGAGTGGTTAAAAAACACGAAGTATGGCACTATCGACACCCTCGGAAACATTGAGTTCCAGGAAAAAGATCCTAAAGATTTGTTGTCCAAGTACGATGTCAAAGAACGAAAGATTATTATCAATAAAAATCACCCATTTGCAGTTGCTAATTCCACGACAAAGGAACAAAATCAACTTCTTCAGGATATACTTACTGCACAGCTTATTGCAGACTCCTATCTTTTAAGCTCCGGGTTACCAATGGAAGCATGCAATGACTACTTTATGCATCGCGATCGTTCGCAACGTCTTATAGCCCAGATAAGAAGAAATTCAGCCCCCTCAATCATCCATGCTTTAGATGAATGGAAAGATCAGGCAAAACCGTTTGAAGAAATTGTTGGAGACGCATTAGAATACCTGGGGCTACAGGTTACGAGAATGGGACAGAAGGGGCAGCCGGAAGGTGTAGCGACCGCATACCTGAGCCCAATTGCCGACCAACAAAACTTCACGTACAAACTAACCTACGATACCAAAGCGACCAAACACAATGCTGTGCAAACTGGAAATGTACATGCAGCAGGATTATCCAGGCACAAACGTGACCACAACGCTAATTATACGTTAGTTGTTGCCCCGGCCTTTCAGGAAGGAGCACTGGAAAAAGAGATGGAGAACAATCAGATTACTCCTATGACCGCGCGAACCCTGGCAAAGCTGCTATCGATTTGTATCGGCTTCGGCCCTATTAACTTAAACCAGCTGCAGGAGCTATTCAAACTATATGATCCAGGCAAAGTCGATAAATGGGTTAATGACTTAGGTGCTGAAATGGAACAAAGAAGTCAAGTCAATCTTCCACTTCTGGCAAAGACCTTGACGCAGCTGATGACGCCTGAAACCCCGGACGTATTCACATGTAGTACGATCGCACAGAAATATCGTGACCTTTCAGGGCAAAAAGGTCATCCCTCTGCACTGCAAATAAAACATGTATTCCAAGGCCTCAATATGCTGATACCTAGCATTGTTAGCACCGACCCAAATTCTGATCGTATATTTATTTTCAATACACCAGAAAGAATGATAGATGAAATTAGAAGGCATACCAATATTATCCCCGAAAGCCTGAAATTGGGCGCCATTAAGGAGTAG
- a CDS encoding DUF6520 family protein, with protein sequence MKKIRFFLIATAITVAVGGALAHEVNKKAYCDYFPQYVRQLDGTFVPAGQIGVNYLCLTAFTTCTYYQPTPWSPFVPCRTGIYLRLY encoded by the coding sequence ATGAAAAAGATCAGATTCTTTCTCATTGCTACCGCCATTACAGTGGCCGTTGGGGGCGCTCTTGCTCATGAGGTTAACAAGAAAGCCTATTGCGATTATTTTCCACAGTACGTTCGTCAGCTTGACGGTACTTTCGTTCCTGCCGGGCAGATCGGCGTTAATTATTTATGCCTCACAGCTTTCACTACCTGTACCTATTATCAGCCAACGCCATGGAGTCCCTTTGTTCCTTGCCGCACAGGGATTTACCTTCGATTGTATTGA
- a CDS encoding SusC/RagA family TonB-linked outer membrane protein, with protein MKSKLLVLTVGTLLLAVKGHAQKTITRTFINAPLETVIRDISDSAGLTCATNAARFRKCSPVTINFTKVEVYQALEDACKKQPVSCRIEQEAIIVEPRDVKGRITDERGEPLANITVVSSGSNKHFVTRKDGRFTLYQAALDSFFDVSAVNYESQHIILDGSVWFNLILKEKVTIYGDSTGVTVCDGYNRKPRERATGSFGNIGLQQLIARPSPTLGPRLDGLVPGMVVFNTDIGLTSPLPAITIRGVSTLLANAQPLFVVDRFPYDGNLNQLNPNDIECITILKDAAASSIWGARAGNGVIVITTRQGKHNQGPRLSFSTQLTLLDKYNSRYLPLLGAASTLSLEDSFFHRGYYDVALLSGFGSVPPGAEILEQLRLGMIDSTKAASLLQALAGHDVRDDLDKYYYRRTTAQQYHLSLEGGDTQSRYYLSAGYDKINNGLTQGTQYRYSITSNYSYKPRKTVEINLGAALNQTGARNDIPFPGIAYTYAMLANPDGTAAVVNRDRPQVWKDTQVLNGMPDWSYRPLDELSLRDDSLHRLQTRLFINLAYTVVKGLKLQIAAQNLVENTTHTTRYPIASYAYRDLYNNFSYLHGFGIASLVPQGPMEDIQQTHYRATNIRGQIDYNHNWPDNKWELTAVAGAEIARTTADTSRGRHYSKTVNFDTLYNMYEALLPPMALPGKPYTREAFDYFRSYFAIAGLALHGRYMMTGSFRIDQSNFFGARTNALTQPLWSAGMKWRFTNEPFINISWLSEASLRTNFGLSGNIDKSLSALLTTTPPVINQYGAETRTILNAANPNLQWETSRLFNIGLDFQFSKKRFSGTVEYYRRFSKDLLNNEITRTTAGATPYRNNSAALRGHGVELQLNVRLPLGKCQYNGSLLLAYTTNKVIHTDTSKQKAIDYLDPSAGNLLVGRPSDALYALHKAPLDPANGDPRAYLQGEPSNDYPAILNGPRDSLQYMGHSTPPWTAAISQSISYYGITLSFLLIGRFGYHYRQSSMDYHGFISGTKLPHPDYDNRWQQPGDETRTTVPSFPAIIDPFRDQVYGYSNVLVKKADNIRMREVKLSYMLNEKIGKKAGLSGATIFLYGANLGILWKASHNSLDPDSPSAMPLPKSYSIGLSINL; from the coding sequence ATGAAAAGCAAATTATTAGTATTGACTGTTGGCACCCTGTTGCTGGCAGTAAAAGGCCATGCACAGAAAACCATCACCCGTACCTTTATCAACGCCCCCCTTGAGACCGTCATCAGGGATATCAGCGATTCAGCAGGACTCACCTGTGCAACCAATGCCGCACGCTTCCGGAAATGCTCACCCGTAACAATAAACTTCACCAAAGTGGAGGTATACCAGGCGCTGGAAGACGCCTGCAAAAAACAGCCTGTCTCCTGTCGCATCGAACAGGAAGCTATTATAGTAGAACCAAGGGATGTAAAAGGACGGATAACCGATGAAAGAGGAGAACCGCTCGCCAACATCACGGTAGTATCATCCGGCAGCAATAAGCATTTTGTCACACGCAAAGATGGGCGATTTACCTTGTACCAGGCAGCACTCGATTCCTTCTTCGATGTTTCTGCGGTTAATTATGAATCCCAGCATATTATACTTGATGGCAGCGTCTGGTTCAATCTCATCCTCAAAGAAAAAGTGACCATATACGGCGATTCCACCGGCGTTACCGTTTGCGATGGTTATAACCGCAAACCACGCGAAAGAGCCACCGGTTCTTTTGGTAATATTGGGCTGCAACAACTCATCGCAAGGCCCTCCCCTACCCTCGGTCCACGGCTTGATGGCCTTGTACCAGGTATGGTGGTGTTCAATACCGACATCGGACTCACCAGTCCCCTTCCTGCAATTACCATTCGTGGCGTCAGTACCCTATTGGCCAATGCCCAACCGCTCTTCGTAGTTGATCGTTTTCCATACGATGGCAACCTCAACCAGCTTAATCCCAATGATATCGAATGCATCACTATACTGAAGGACGCTGCTGCTTCTTCCATCTGGGGCGCCCGTGCCGGCAATGGCGTCATCGTGATCACCACCCGGCAGGGCAAACATAATCAAGGGCCCCGCCTATCCTTTTCCACTCAACTCACATTGTTGGACAAATACAACAGCCGCTACCTGCCCCTCCTTGGTGCGGCATCTACGCTCAGCCTCGAAGACAGCTTTTTCCACAGGGGGTATTATGATGTTGCTTTGCTAAGCGGCTTCGGATCAGTACCACCAGGCGCAGAGATACTCGAACAATTAAGGCTGGGCATGATCGACTCAACAAAAGCGGCCTCCCTGCTGCAGGCCCTCGCCGGTCACGATGTGCGTGATGATCTGGACAAGTATTATTACCGGCGTACGACAGCCCAACAGTACCACTTAAGCCTGGAAGGCGGCGATACACAAAGCCGGTATTACCTGTCGGCAGGATACGACAAAATAAATAACGGCCTCACCCAGGGCACACAATACCGCTATAGCATCACATCCAACTATAGTTACAAACCGCGTAAAACAGTTGAAATAAACCTGGGTGCAGCCTTGAATCAGACAGGCGCCCGCAACGATATCCCTTTCCCCGGAATAGCTTACACCTATGCCATGCTGGCCAACCCCGATGGTACTGCTGCCGTGGTAAACCGCGACCGCCCGCAGGTGTGGAAAGACACACAGGTCCTCAACGGCATGCCTGACTGGAGCTACCGCCCGCTTGACGAGTTATCTCTTCGTGACGACTCGCTTCACCGGTTGCAAACGCGCCTCTTCATTAACCTGGCCTATACAGTCGTCAAGGGCCTTAAATTACAGATCGCCGCACAAAACCTTGTAGAGAATACGACCCATACCACCCGCTATCCCATAGCATCCTATGCGTATCGCGATTTATACAACAACTTCAGCTATCTGCATGGGTTTGGCATAGCCTCTCTTGTGCCACAAGGGCCCATGGAAGATATACAACAGACCCACTATCGTGCTACCAATATAAGGGGACAGATAGACTACAACCACAATTGGCCCGACAACAAATGGGAGCTAACTGCCGTTGCAGGTGCAGAGATCGCAAGAACAACAGCAGATACCAGCCGGGGCCGTCACTACAGCAAAACTGTCAATTTCGATACGCTCTACAACATGTATGAAGCACTCCTCCCACCCATGGCCCTACCCGGTAAACCATATACACGGGAAGCTTTCGATTACTTCAGGTCATACTTTGCCATTGCAGGCCTGGCCTTACATGGCCGCTACATGATGACGGGCAGCTTTCGAATTGACCAAAGCAACTTCTTTGGCGCCCGAACGAACGCATTGACACAGCCGCTCTGGTCCGCCGGCATGAAATGGCGATTTACCAATGAGCCATTCATCAATATCTCCTGGCTTAGCGAGGCCAGCCTGCGCACCAACTTTGGCCTGAGCGGTAATATCGACAAATCATTGTCGGCCCTGCTCACCACTACTCCCCCGGTGATCAACCAGTATGGCGCCGAAACCCGCACCATCCTCAATGCTGCCAATCCCAACCTGCAATGGGAAACCAGCAGGCTCTTTAACATAGGCCTCGATTTCCAGTTCTCAAAAAAACGGTTTTCCGGCACGGTGGAATACTACAGACGCTTTAGTAAGGATCTGTTGAACAACGAGATCACCCGCACTACCGCAGGTGCCACCCCTTATCGTAACAACTCGGCCGCACTCAGGGGCCACGGTGTGGAATTACAGCTGAATGTCCGTTTGCCCCTGGGCAAATGCCAATACAATGGCAGCCTGCTGTTGGCCTATACCACCAATAAAGTGATTCATACTGATACCTCGAAACAAAAAGCCATAGACTACCTCGATCCTTCAGCCGGCAATCTGCTTGTTGGCCGGCCATCGGATGCCCTCTATGCCCTGCACAAGGCCCCGCTTGATCCTGCCAACGGTGATCCACGTGCTTACCTGCAGGGGGAGCCGAGTAATGATTACCCTGCTATCCTTAATGGTCCACGCGACAGCCTGCAATATATGGGGCATAGCACGCCGCCATGGACAGCGGCCATCAGCCAAAGCATCAGCTATTATGGTATCACGCTTTCTTTCCTGCTCATTGGCCGGTTTGGCTACCACTACCGACAATCTTCTATGGACTACCATGGTTTCATTTCAGGTACAAAACTCCCGCATCCCGATTACGACAACCGCTGGCAGCAACCGGGTGATGAAACCCGCACTACCGTCCCCTCCTTCCCTGCGATCATCGATCCATTCCGCGATCAGGTGTATGGCTATAGTAATGTGCTGGTAAAAAAAGCAGACAATATCCGCATGCGCGAAGTGAAACTGTCTTATATGCTGAACGAGAAAATAGGCAAGAAAGCGGGCCTGTCGGGCGCTACGATCTTTCTCTACGGCGCCAACCTTGGCATTCTCTGGAAAGCAAGTCATAATTCCCTCGATCCGGACTCCCCGTCGGCCATGCCGCTGCCCAAAAGTTATTCCATTGGCCTTAGCATAAACCTGTAA
- a CDS encoding RagB/SusD family nutrient uptake outer membrane protein: MNRPTHLLFISLLLSAFLFVACNKGDLQRQPGTAFDVARSPEALQALLDNDWLFGQSPAAGILSGESFSLTDEYCNFLLPFELNLYTWQSSIYSEGETVSDWNLSYEQVTCANQVIEAIEQLSNGTAGPAYGPLLGSGRFLRAWAFWQLAQLYAQPYDSLQADSVPGIPLPVTADLNAPITRASLQQTYQQICTDLQQATDLLPATIDKAHPNRPSRAAAWAMLARVYLSMRNYQQAAIAAGNCLQLYKTLTDYQQSDTTASIPFSGNHPEIIYQSRMQEDTRFLGGLVNGNNGFINADLYSKYTPGDLRRQLFFKGVDTQAQLKGSYAGTFYPFTGLATNEVYLTHAESLAKMGQTAAALNDLDTLLMKRFAPGYYIPRKSNHPDTVLSWIRTEREKELVLHGQRWTDIRRLNKEGKQIYFTRRVKGTLYTLTPNDPKYTLPIPPQAVKENGLQQNPR; the protein is encoded by the coding sequence ATGAACCGTCCGACACATCTGTTATTCATAAGCTTACTGCTGTCCGCTTTTCTTTTTGTTGCCTGCAACAAAGGCGATCTGCAACGACAACCGGGCACGGCGTTCGATGTAGCACGCTCACCGGAAGCGCTGCAAGCCCTGCTTGACAATGATTGGTTATTTGGTCAATCCCCTGCTGCCGGCATTCTCTCCGGCGAGTCTTTCTCCCTTACCGATGAATACTGCAATTTCCTGCTACCCTTTGAACTTAACCTGTACACCTGGCAATCCTCCATCTACAGCGAAGGGGAAACCGTGTCGGACTGGAACCTCTCTTATGAACAGGTCACCTGCGCCAATCAGGTCATTGAAGCCATTGAACAACTGTCGAATGGCACTGCAGGACCTGCTTATGGACCTCTTTTGGGGAGTGGCCGTTTTCTTCGCGCCTGGGCTTTCTGGCAGCTCGCCCAACTATATGCCCAACCCTACGACAGCCTTCAGGCAGATTCGGTACCCGGTATTCCGCTCCCCGTTACCGCCGATCTGAATGCCCCCATCACCAGGGCCAGTTTGCAGCAAACTTACCAGCAGATCTGCACCGATCTGCAGCAGGCAACGGACCTTCTGCCTGCAACCATCGACAAAGCACATCCCAATCGTCCCTCCCGCGCTGCTGCCTGGGCTATGCTGGCACGGGTATACCTCAGCATGCGCAATTACCAACAGGCAGCCATAGCTGCCGGCAATTGCCTGCAACTGTACAAGACACTCACCGACTATCAGCAATCCGACACGACAGCAAGCATACCTTTTTCAGGCAACCATCCAGAGATCATTTATCAAAGCCGGATGCAGGAAGACACGCGCTTCCTGGGCGGACTGGTGAACGGCAACAACGGCTTTATCAATGCAGATCTGTACAGCAAGTATACTCCCGGGGATCTCCGGCGACAACTCTTCTTCAAAGGCGTGGACACGCAGGCGCAACTCAAAGGCAGTTATGCCGGCACATTTTATCCCTTCACAGGCCTTGCGACCAACGAGGTTTATCTCACGCACGCAGAAAGCCTCGCTAAAATGGGACAAACAGCCGCCGCCCTCAACGACCTCGACACCCTGCTCATGAAACGCTTTGCGCCCGGTTATTATATACCCCGAAAATCGAACCATCCTGATACCGTGCTATCCTGGATACGTACAGAAAGGGAAAAGGAACTCGTGCTGCACGGACAACGGTGGACCGATATCCGGCGGCTGAACAAAGAAGGCAAACAGATTTACTTTACCCGCAGGGTGAAAGGTACTCTTTACACCCTCACTCCCAATGACCCAAAGTATACCCTGCCCATACCCCCGCAGGCAGTAAAGGAAAATGGATTGCAGCAAAATCCACGGTAG
- a CDS encoding FecR domain-containing protein yields MTAPTQRTIELMIKQYTGEITPAEQAELEDLIAQASPAKQQWYRDMLDPLKLAEAMAFAQGEDLAKYQQQWEANARQQWKEQSRRRLHRSLRWAAAAVLVIATGLGIWQWIHRQPSQEQSRAIAGVTEDGESFFLLPGGEKIELGSLTDRPTKAGNALLSRHNNELICQAAYTEGEKPGNIRLFVKHAIYTLLLHDSSRITLGQRSAVQFPDHFNKGERVVEISGEGYFEVKHKLTDADTARVIIVKNALDTLPQHLVEVQALGTRFNIRAYANDTRTRITLDEGSLQICKNTTRIQLHPGEEATITSTGITEKHQISKPGEASAWREGRILFTDIDVTTIMNDLKRHYDDISIAVAPEVADEKISLHSFYNKPIGYLVDIMKKNNSNIAIKMEGNTIYVTPPIRH; encoded by the coding sequence ATGACAGCACCTACTCAAAGGACGATTGAACTCATGATAAAGCAATACACCGGTGAGATCACCCCGGCTGAGCAGGCAGAACTGGAAGACCTCATTGCACAAGCCTCACCGGCCAAACAACAATGGTACAGGGATATGCTGGACCCGCTGAAACTGGCGGAAGCCATGGCCTTTGCTCAGGGAGAAGACCTGGCGAAATATCAACAACAATGGGAAGCCAATGCCCGGCAACAATGGAAAGAACAGTCCCGCCGCCGGCTTCACAGGAGCCTGCGATGGGCCGCTGCAGCCGTACTGGTGATTGCCACGGGCCTGGGCATCTGGCAATGGATCCACCGGCAACCTTCGCAGGAACAGTCAAGAGCTATTGCCGGTGTTACAGAAGACGGGGAGAGTTTCTTCCTGCTACCTGGCGGTGAAAAGATCGAACTGGGATCATTGACTGATCGCCCTACCAAAGCAGGCAATGCCTTGCTTTCCCGGCACAACAACGAACTGATCTGCCAGGCAGCGTATACCGAAGGAGAGAAGCCCGGAAATATCCGGCTATTTGTAAAGCATGCAATATATACACTCCTGTTGCACGACAGTAGCAGAATAACCCTCGGCCAGAGGTCAGCTGTGCAGTTTCCGGATCATTTCAATAAAGGAGAAAGAGTAGTGGAGATCAGCGGAGAAGGCTATTTTGAAGTGAAACATAAGCTAACCGATGCAGATACCGCCAGGGTAATTATCGTAAAAAATGCCCTTGATACACTGCCGCAACATTTAGTAGAAGTACAAGCTTTAGGCACCCGCTTCAATATCAGGGCCTATGCCAACGACACCAGGACACGCATTACGCTCGACGAAGGAAGCCTGCAGATCTGTAAGAACACCACCCGCATACAATTACACCCGGGAGAGGAAGCTACCATCACCAGTACGGGTATAACAGAAAAACACCAGATCTCAAAACCTGGAGAGGCTTCCGCCTGGCGTGAAGGACGCATACTTTTTACAGACATAGATGTAACTACCATCATGAACGACCTGAAACGCCACTACGATGACATTTCAATCGCTGTCGCGCCTGAGGTAGCTGATGAAAAGATCAGCCTTCATAGTTTTTATAACAAGCCGATCGGTTACCTGGTCGACATTATGAAAAAGAACAACAGCAATATAGCCATCAAAATGGAAGGCAACACGATATACGTAACGCCCCCCATTCGACACTAG